One genomic window of Salvia miltiorrhiza cultivar Shanhuang (shh) chromosome 4, IMPLAD_Smil_shh, whole genome shotgun sequence includes the following:
- the LOC131023739 gene encoding protein OXIDATIVE STRESS 3-like codes for MEMESLSIGPQIMMNEDHLLLRRRRPFRGGDVSASCSSSTCTNEEEDEQVKSSTSPTPLQDMSSLLLQLPLKRGLSKHYNGKSQSFTSLSDVKSLEDLAKQENPFNKKLKICDTTIRGKSNQLWDQNSNFLGK; via the exons ATGGAGATGGAGTCCCTTTCGATCGGCCCTCAAATAATGATGAATGAAGATCATCTTCTActgcggcggcgccgccctttCCGCGGCGGCGATGTTTCCGCTTCTTGCAGCAGTTCAACTTGTAcaaatgaagaagaagatgagcaAGTGAAGTCTTCTACTTCTCCTACCCCCTTGCAAGATATGTCTTCTCTACTCTTACAACTCCCACTTAa GAGAGGGCTATCGAAGCATTACAATGGGAAGTCGCAGTCATTCACAAGCTTATCAGATGTGAAGAGCCTTGAGGATCTTGCTAAACAAGAGAATCCCTTCAACAAGAAGCTCAAAATATGCGATACGACTATACGAGGAAAGAGCAACCAACTATGGGATCAAAATTCTAATTTTCTTGGAAAgtag